The Salvelinus alpinus chromosome 21, SLU_Salpinus.1, whole genome shotgun sequence genome has a segment encoding these proteins:
- the dhrs12la gene encoding DHRS-12_like_SDR_c-like domain-containing protein isoform X2 — MGNTTMSLYRNSAWFLKGMTEFTRSAFLSAAKHFVEKDLEVSMAGRVFMITGANSGIGRATAMAIAKRGGTVHMVCRNKDKAEEARADIVKESGNKEIYVHILDLSETRKVWEFAEAFKRKYKALNVLINNAGCIMSERDVNAEGLEKSFASNVMGVYILTRGLIPLLEKSAEPRVITVSSGGMLVQKLRTGNLQTEIGRYDGTMVYAQHKRQQVVMTEQWAKTHSNIHFSVMHPGWVDTPAVANAMPDFHQSMKDSLRTPEQGADTVVWLAISEAAATKPSGSFFQDRRMVSAHLPLAWTHSSPLEQQKFMSVMEDLAKTFQPH; from the exons gagTGCGTTCCTCTCTGCTGCCAAGCACTTTGTGGAAAAGGACCTGGAAGTGTCCATGGCAGGCAGGGTCTTCATGATCACTGGAGCCAACAGTGGCATAGGGAGAGCTACAGCCATGGCCATCGCCAAGAGAG GTGGTACAGTCCACATGGTGTGCAGGAACAAGGACAAAGCAGAGGAGGCCAGGGCTGACATTGTCAAGGAGTCAGGAAATAAA GAAATATATGTCCACATTCTGGACCTATCGGAGAcacggaaggtttgggaatttGCAGAGGCCTTCAAGAGGAAGTACAAAGCCTTGAATGTACTG ATAAATAATGCAGGCTGCATCATGAGTGAGAGGGATGTGAACGCTGAGGGGCTGGAGAAGAGCTTTGCCAGTAACGTCATGG gtGTGTATATCCTGACCAGGGGACTGATTCCCTTACTGGAGAAGAGTGCAGAGCCCAGAGTG atCACAGTTTCATCTGGAGGGATGCTGGTCCAGAAGCTGAGGACAGGGAACCTGCAAACAGAAATAGGCCGCTATGACGGGACCATGGTCTACGCACAGCACAAG aggcaACAGGTGGTGATGACAGAGCAGTGGGCCAAAACCCATAGCAACATCCACTTCTCAGTGATGCATCCTGGCTGGGTGGACACACCAG CTGTGGCCAATGCCATGCCTGACTTCCACCAGTCTATGAAGGACAGCCTGAGGACCCCGGAGCAGGGGGCTGACACCGTGGTGTGGTTGGCCATCTCAGAGGCCGCCGCCACCAAGCCCAGCGGAAGCTTCTTCCAGG ATCGGAGGATGGTGTCGGCCCACCTGCCCCTGGCCTGGACCCACAGCTCCCCGTTGGAGCAGCAGAAGTTCATGAGTGTGATGGAGGATCTGGCCAAGACCTTCCAGCCCCACTAA
- the dhrs12la gene encoding DHRS-12_like_SDR_c-like domain-containing protein isoform X1 — MGNTTMSLYRNSAWFLKGMTEFTRSAFLSAAKHFVEKDLEVSMAGRVFMITGANSGIGRATAMAIAKRGGTVHMVCRNKDKAEEARADIVKESGNKEIYVHILDLSETRKVWEFAEAFKRKYKALNVLINNAGCIMSERDVNAEGLEKSFASNVMGVYILTRGLIPLLEKSAEPRVITVSSGGMLVQKLRTGNLQTEIGRYDGTMVYAQHKRQQVVMTEQWAKTHSNIHFSVMHPGWVDTPVVAVANAMPDFHQSMKDSLRTPEQGADTVVWLAISEAAATKPSGSFFQDRRMVSAHLPLAWTHSSPLEQQKFMSVMEDLAKTFQPH; from the exons gagTGCGTTCCTCTCTGCTGCCAAGCACTTTGTGGAAAAGGACCTGGAAGTGTCCATGGCAGGCAGGGTCTTCATGATCACTGGAGCCAACAGTGGCATAGGGAGAGCTACAGCCATGGCCATCGCCAAGAGAG GTGGTACAGTCCACATGGTGTGCAGGAACAAGGACAAAGCAGAGGAGGCCAGGGCTGACATTGTCAAGGAGTCAGGAAATAAA GAAATATATGTCCACATTCTGGACCTATCGGAGAcacggaaggtttgggaatttGCAGAGGCCTTCAAGAGGAAGTACAAAGCCTTGAATGTACTG ATAAATAATGCAGGCTGCATCATGAGTGAGAGGGATGTGAACGCTGAGGGGCTGGAGAAGAGCTTTGCCAGTAACGTCATGG gtGTGTATATCCTGACCAGGGGACTGATTCCCTTACTGGAGAAGAGTGCAGAGCCCAGAGTG atCACAGTTTCATCTGGAGGGATGCTGGTCCAGAAGCTGAGGACAGGGAACCTGCAAACAGAAATAGGCCGCTATGACGGGACCATGGTCTACGCACAGCACAAG aggcaACAGGTGGTGATGACAGAGCAGTGGGCCAAAACCCATAGCAACATCCACTTCTCAGTGATGCATCCTGGCTGGGTGGACACACCAG TTGTAGCTGTGGCCAATGCCATGCCTGACTTCCACCAGTCTATGAAGGACAGCCTGAGGACCCCGGAGCAGGGGGCTGACACCGTGGTGTGGTTGGCCATCTCAGAGGCCGCCGCCACCAAGCCCAGCGGAAGCTTCTTCCAGG ATCGGAGGATGGTGTCGGCCCACCTGCCCCTGGCCTGGACCCACAGCTCCCCGTTGGAGCAGCAGAAGTTCATGAGTGTGATGGAGGATCTGGCCAAGACCTTCCAGCCCCACTAA